Proteins found in one Moritella sp. Urea-trap-13 genomic segment:
- a CDS encoding arylsulfatase gives MPVRKRIVLGLGLLVLSSSVLATTDTSKPNILAIWGDDIGPFNISAYNRGMMGYKTPNIDRIANEGILFTDSYGDQSCTAGRAGFITGQHPMRTGLTKVGLPGAAEGLSEKDPTIAELLKPLGYVTGQFGKNHLGDQDEHLPTNHGFDEFFGNLYHLNAEDEPEHPDYPKDPAFKKRFGPRGAIHSFADGKITDTGPVTKKRMETVDEEFLGAALKFIDKAHAAKKPFFVWFNSTRMHVWTRLKPESEGVTGQGLYADGMVEHDSHVGQLLDKIDDLGIADNTIIMYTTDNGAELALWPDGGYTQFRGEKNTNWEGGYRVPMMVKWPGKIKPNQVSNEMISLQDWMPTILAAAGQKDVTAELKKGKTVNGKKYKVHLDGYNFLPHFLDTSIKGPRKEFIYASDTGDIVAIRDGDYKMIFREQRAHGIEVWQDPWTTLRAPKIFNLRMDPYERMDHDGAGYAQWWAEHMFLMAPSMVKVGQFKATFKDFPQRQKPGSFVP, from the coding sequence ATGCCCGTACGTAAAAGAATAGTTTTAGGATTAGGCTTACTCGTATTGTCCTCAAGCGTCTTAGCAACAACTGATACTTCTAAACCCAACATTCTCGCTATTTGGGGGGATGATATAGGCCCCTTTAATATAAGTGCTTATAACCGCGGTATGATGGGTTATAAAACACCGAATATTGACCGAATTGCCAATGAAGGGATTTTGTTTACTGATTCCTATGGCGATCAAAGCTGTACCGCAGGTCGAGCAGGCTTTATTACCGGGCAACACCCTATGCGAACGGGATTAACTAAAGTAGGTTTACCTGGTGCAGCAGAAGGGTTAAGTGAAAAAGATCCGACCATCGCAGAGCTACTTAAACCCTTAGGTTATGTAACGGGGCAATTTGGCAAAAATCATTTGGGTGACCAAGATGAGCATTTACCAACCAACCACGGTTTTGATGAATTTTTTGGTAATTTATATCATCTAAATGCCGAAGATGAACCCGAGCATCCCGATTATCCAAAAGATCCAGCATTTAAAAAACGTTTTGGCCCGCGTGGCGCAATTCATTCTTTTGCTGATGGCAAGATAACAGATACCGGCCCTGTAACTAAAAAACGAATGGAAACCGTTGATGAAGAGTTTTTAGGTGCAGCGCTTAAGTTTATCGATAAAGCGCACGCGGCTAAAAAACCCTTCTTTGTTTGGTTTAACTCTACTCGTATGCACGTGTGGACTCGTCTAAAACCGGAATCAGAAGGTGTGACTGGCCAAGGTTTATATGCAGACGGCATGGTTGAACATGACAGTCATGTTGGTCAATTGCTTGATAAGATTGATGACTTAGGCATCGCTGACAATACCATTATTATGTATACCACAGATAATGGTGCTGAATTAGCGTTATGGCCAGATGGTGGTTATACGCAGTTTAGAGGTGAGAAAAACACCAATTGGGAAGGCGGTTACCGTGTTCCTATGATGGTTAAATGGCCAGGTAAAATTAAGCCTAACCAAGTATCTAATGAAATGATTTCATTGCAAGATTGGATGCCGACTATATTAGCCGCAGCGGGTCAAAAGGATGTTACTGCTGAGTTGAAAAAAGGTAAAACGGTTAATGGTAAAAAATATAAAGTTCATTTAGATGGTTATAATTTTTTACCTCACTTTTTAGACACGTCAATAAAAGGGCCGCGTAAAGAATTTATCTACGCTTCAGATACAGGGGATATTGTTGCTATACGTGATGGTGATTATAAAATGATATTTCGTGAGCAACGCGCGCATGGTATTGAAGTATGGCAAGACCCTTGGACTACATTACGAGCCCCTAAAATATTTAACTTAAGAATGGACCCTTATGAACGTATGGATCATGACGGTGCTGGATATGCGCAATGGTGGGCTGAACACATGTTTTTAATGGCTCCATCAATGGTTAAAGTGGGACAATTTAAAGCTACTTTTAAAGACTTCCCGCAACGACAAAAGCCAGGTAGTTTTGTTCCTTAG
- a CDS encoding alkaline phosphatase family protein, producing the protein MNKLQTIATLSCIFSLLSLLHSPLSLAAKNINIQKPKLILQITVDQLRGDLPFRYQDRFVDNGFNYFINQGTVYRDAHHAHANTETIVGHATLATGAYPSEHGLVGNIWYDRSINNTVYNIEDADYYLLSKDADVDKSTEIDPTQKAANVDGRSPNTISVSTFSDELLIATAGQAKVFGVSIKDRGAVSMAGHGGKALWFSKATQEFVSSNYYYDQYPQWVNDWNAKQLPSSYKNTKWNLLNNRETYSLKDKDDNEWEMDLAGYSKTFPHPLGESKYFSTLLTLNPLGDELTVDFAKSLIINENIGKDEITDYLSISLSSTDYIGHFFGVSSLEMEDNLLRLDRTLADLFNFIDKEIGLENTVIVLASDHGSPEAPGYLAEQNLQGKYVTKKQWDESVPVAKVKKSLGIKEPLIKGYYHPYIYLDLDVIAKHKLELADVQNKIADALTSVEDVYATIASNKIVSGQLADTRINRLVSNNYYPGRSGDIYIVFKPQEFINDMDGLKVASTHGSPWTYDTFVPVMLAGKNIPAQHIYRPVETVDLSTTLSAILNIKSPSASQGKILKEIFN; encoded by the coding sequence ATGAATAAACTCCAGACTATTGCCACTCTATCTTGTATTTTTTCATTGCTTAGCTTGTTACATTCACCCCTGTCGCTTGCGGCAAAAAACATTAATATTCAAAAGCCTAAGTTGATATTACAAATAACCGTAGATCAATTACGTGGTGATTTACCCTTTAGATATCAAGATCGTTTTGTTGACAATGGTTTTAACTACTTTATTAACCAAGGCACAGTCTATCGTGACGCGCATCATGCACATGCTAATACCGAAACGATTGTGGGGCATGCGACATTAGCAACCGGTGCTTATCCGTCTGAACATGGTCTAGTGGGTAATATTTGGTATGACCGCAGTATTAATAACACTGTATATAATATTGAAGACGCTGATTATTATTTGTTATCTAAAGACGCCGATGTAGATAAATCTACTGAAATAGACCCAACACAAAAGGCGGCTAATGTTGACGGTAGATCACCAAACACCATTAGTGTTTCAACATTTAGCGATGAGCTTTTAATTGCGACTGCCGGTCAGGCAAAAGTTTTTGGTGTATCAATTAAAGACCGTGGTGCTGTTTCTATGGCTGGCCATGGTGGCAAAGCATTATGGTTTTCTAAAGCAACACAAGAATTTGTTAGTAGTAATTATTATTATGATCAATATCCACAGTGGGTTAATGATTGGAACGCCAAGCAACTTCCGTCTAGCTATAAAAACACTAAATGGAATTTGTTAAATAATAGAGAAACATACAGCTTAAAAGATAAAGATGATAATGAATGGGAAATGGATCTTGCTGGTTATAGTAAAACATTTCCACATCCTTTGGGTGAGTCTAAATATTTTAGTACTTTGTTAACGCTCAATCCGTTAGGCGATGAATTAACAGTTGATTTTGCCAAGTCGTTAATCATTAATGAAAACATTGGTAAAGACGAAATAACCGATTATCTATCGATAAGTTTGTCTTCTACTGATTATATCGGTCATTTCTTTGGAGTATCAAGTTTAGAAATGGAAGATAATTTATTACGTTTGGACAGGACATTAGCTGATTTATTTAACTTCATTGATAAAGAAATAGGGTTGGAAAATACTGTTATTGTACTAGCATCTGATCATGGAAGCCCAGAAGCGCCAGGCTATTTAGCTGAGCAAAATTTACAAGGGAAATATGTAACTAAGAAACAGTGGGATGAGTCTGTACCTGTGGCAAAGGTTAAAAAATCTTTAGGGATTAAAGAACCTCTAATCAAAGGATATTACCATCCATATATCTATTTAGATTTAGACGTTATTGCTAAACATAAACTTGAGTTAGCAGACGTCCAAAATAAAATAGCGGATGCATTAACTTCTGTAGAGGACGTTTATGCAACGATTGCGAGTAATAAAATTGTCAGTGGTCAATTGGCTGATACACGCATTAATAGATTAGTTAGCAACAACTATTACCCCGGTCGTTCAGGTGATATATATATCGTTTTTAAACCACAAGAATTTATAAATGACATGGATGGTTTGAAAGTCGCTTCTACCCATGGGTCTCCATGGACTTATGATACTTTTGTTCCCGTTATGCTTGCTGGCAAGAATATCCCCGCACAACATATTTATCGTCCGGTTGAAACCGTTGATTTATCAACCACGCTATCAGCTATTTTAAATATAAAATCGCCATCAGCATCACAAGGGAAAATACTAAAGGAAATATTTAACTAA
- a CDS encoding SUMF1/EgtB/PvdO family nonheme iron enzyme, protein MKIKLLLFLLCFNSSVYSAASFQEEEQTLTATQQQELKKIEQLMAELFADHEAVKNELVENDSTATTQQNLTNNDLTNKKEAIEHNKVYSLPEEMKKQLLDDMIWVEGGDFNMGSNQPEASPRETPEHTVVLDEFYIGKTEVTQALFEQLMGWNYSYNPCPACAMNNLSWFNMQLFIAKLNHATGKTFRFPTEAEWEYAAKGGQQSKNYTFSGSNNIDDVAWYAGNANKKSHHVGQKMPNELGLYDMTGNVWEFCQDDMSRKAYSKETRTNPLIGNMTQMNRPAMKVLRGGGYEFSANESQVYRRDGATNNVRMPDIGFRLAMSKK, encoded by the coding sequence ATGAAAATTAAACTATTATTGTTTCTTTTATGTTTTAACTCATCGGTATATTCAGCAGCGTCTTTTCAGGAGGAAGAGCAAACACTCACTGCAACACAACAGCAAGAACTAAAAAAGATTGAGCAGTTAATGGCTGAACTTTTTGCTGACCACGAAGCGGTTAAAAATGAATTAGTTGAAAATGATAGCACAGCAACCACTCAACAGAATCTCACAAATAATGACCTAACAAACAAGAAAGAAGCCATAGAGCACAATAAAGTTTATTCATTACCTGAAGAGATGAAGAAGCAATTATTAGACGATATGATTTGGGTAGAAGGCGGAGACTTTAATATGGGATCAAACCAACCCGAAGCTTCCCCCCGAGAAACGCCCGAGCACACCGTAGTGCTTGATGAATTTTACATCGGTAAAACTGAAGTTACCCAAGCGTTATTTGAGCAGTTAATGGGCTGGAATTATAGCTATAACCCTTGTCCAGCATGTGCGATGAACAATCTTAGTTGGTTCAATATGCAGCTGTTTATTGCAAAGCTGAATCATGCCACGGGAAAAACATTTCGTTTTCCCACTGAAGCTGAATGGGAATACGCCGCTAAAGGTGGCCAACAATCAAAAAATTATACCTTCAGTGGCTCAAATAATATTGACGACGTCGCCTGGTATGCAGGTAATGCTAATAAAAAAAGTCATCATGTTGGCCAAAAAATGCCTAATGAACTTGGCCTATATGACATGACTGGTAATGTATGGGAGTTTTGCCAAGACGATATGAGCCGTAAAGCTTATAGCAAAGAAACGAGAACTAATCCTTTAATTGGGAATATGACACAAATGAACCGACCAGCAATGAAAGTACTTCGTGGTGGTGGTTATGAATTTTCGGCTAACGAGTCACAAGTTTACCGTCGTGATGGTGCTACAAATAACGTCCGCATGCCTGATATCGGCTTTCGTTTAGCGATGAGTAAAAAATAA
- a CDS encoding cytochrome c3 family protein encodes MSDFSALCCKLLLGFCVFYSTNIKAADFVGTKQCISCHQNQFSAWQGSDHEMSMNHATDEYVLGNFEDASFVFRGKENRFFKKGEQFWVNIAGPDGKFNDYQIKYTFAYHPLQQYMVEFDDGRVQLIPFAWDSRKQEEGGQRWFDLYPDQTETHQEFYWTNTGQNWNYMCSDCHSTNVAKNFNAKSNTYKTTFSDINVGCESCHGPGSNHITWTKQKSIKKAHAGFERELSKAVSHWRLEANKATLTAESINPSQQTLVCAQCHSRRVQISEKDHVKGNNFGERYLLSRINNPLYYPDGQIYDETFVYGSFLQSKMERNGVVCSNCHDPHSTKLIMPKEQLCLQCHQSDTYAQKTHHQHLDNSAGAQCVNCHMPETTYMQVDERADHGWHIPRPDIAKQLGTPDTCLSCHEDKNSEWSSKKVEQWFPQSSTRAERHFSRVFSAADQGYANVASALSHIAQNEANSNIIRASALDRLAPFPDNNTIIAVARGAKHSDSNIRLGAISGSAALNGAERWRVIAPLLKDEVLAVRAQAALAIVPLWFELSEDNKNYLTPALNEYMQIQDFNADRGYAHNNQGNVFVYQANYQAAEKAYKTGMKIEPYFANSYTNLAELYRRQQQNNQSIEVLKAGQKASPENASIDYQLGLAYIRAKQTSLAVDNLKQAAIKAPNNAQYHYVYALSIESINSNEAQQSLNKAYQVGGNPQHLYALCELQIRLNSFQANQCINELSQVVPENVVQQLKSTLQQRQSVIQN; translated from the coding sequence ATGAGTGACTTTTCTGCTTTATGTTGCAAATTACTTTTAGGCTTTTGTGTATTTTATAGTACCAATATTAAGGCTGCTGATTTTGTTGGTACTAAGCAATGTATAAGTTGCCATCAAAATCAATTCTCGGCATGGCAAGGCTCAGACCATGAAATGTCGATGAATCATGCAACGGATGAATATGTACTTGGAAATTTTGAAGATGCTTCGTTCGTATTCAGGGGCAAGGAAAATCGATTTTTTAAAAAAGGCGAACAATTTTGGGTAAATATTGCTGGTCCAGACGGTAAATTTAATGATTATCAAATAAAATATACCTTTGCTTATCATCCCCTACAGCAGTACATGGTGGAGTTTGATGATGGGCGTGTACAACTGATTCCATTTGCATGGGACTCTCGAAAACAAGAAGAGGGTGGGCAGCGTTGGTTTGACCTTTATCCCGATCAGACTGAAACACACCAAGAGTTTTATTGGACTAATACTGGGCAAAATTGGAATTACATGTGCTCTGATTGTCATTCGACTAATGTGGCAAAGAATTTTAATGCCAAAAGTAACACATATAAGACCACGTTTAGTGACATAAATGTTGGTTGTGAATCTTGCCATGGCCCAGGCAGTAACCATATAACCTGGACAAAACAAAAATCGATAAAAAAAGCGCATGCTGGTTTTGAACGCGAATTATCTAAGGCTGTTTCTCATTGGCGTTTAGAAGCAAATAAAGCAACGCTTACGGCTGAAAGCATTAATCCAAGTCAACAAACGTTAGTCTGTGCCCAGTGTCATAGCCGCCGAGTACAAATTAGTGAGAAAGACCACGTAAAAGGTAATAATTTTGGTGAGCGTTATTTATTATCACGGATCAACAATCCGCTTTATTACCCTGATGGGCAAATATACGATGAAACGTTTGTCTATGGTTCATTTTTACAAAGCAAAATGGAAAGAAATGGTGTGGTTTGTAGTAATTGCCATGATCCACATTCAACAAAATTAATTATGCCTAAAGAACAGCTGTGTTTACAGTGCCACCAGAGTGATACTTATGCGCAGAAAACGCACCACCAACATCTAGATAATTCTGCCGGCGCTCAATGTGTAAACTGCCATATGCCCGAAACGACTTACATGCAAGTTGATGAGCGTGCTGATCATGGTTGGCATATCCCTCGTCCAGATATTGCTAAGCAGTTGGGTACTCCTGATACATGTTTGAGCTGCCATGAAGATAAAAATAGTGAGTGGAGTAGTAAGAAGGTTGAGCAATGGTTTCCTCAATCAAGTACTCGCGCTGAAAGACATTTTTCCCGAGTGTTCTCAGCCGCGGATCAAGGGTATGCAAATGTCGCTTCGGCGTTATCACATATTGCCCAAAATGAAGCTAACAGCAATATAATACGAGCGTCAGCACTCGATCGTTTAGCGCCTTTTCCTGATAATAATACTATTATTGCTGTAGCGCGTGGTGCAAAACACAGCGATAGCAATATTCGTTTAGGCGCGATCAGCGGTTCAGCAGCCCTTAACGGTGCAGAGCGTTGGCGTGTAATTGCGCCTTTATTGAAAGATGAAGTATTAGCGGTCAGAGCACAAGCTGCACTTGCTATTGTGCCGTTGTGGTTTGAGCTATCTGAAGATAATAAAAATTATTTAACACCCGCTTTAAATGAGTATATGCAGATCCAAGATTTTAATGCCGACAGAGGCTATGCCCATAATAATCAAGGTAATGTTTTTGTTTATCAAGCTAACTATCAAGCGGCAGAAAAGGCTTACAAAACCGGAATGAAAATAGAACCTTACTTTGCTAATTCTTATACCAATTTAGCGGAGTTATATCGTCGTCAACAGCAGAATAATCAAAGTATTGAAGTACTCAAAGCCGGACAAAAGGCGAGTCCTGAAAATGCCAGTATAGATTATCAATTAGGCTTGGCCTACATCCGCGCTAAACAAACATCGTTAGCCGTGGATAATTTAAAACAAGCAGCCATCAAGGCACCAAACAACGCTCAGTATCATTATGTCTATGCGTTAAGTATTGAATCCATTAACAGCAACGAAGCACAACAATCATTAAATAAGGCTTATCAAGTTGGAGGCAACCCACAGCATTTATATGCCTTATGCGAATTACAAATTCGGCTTAATAGTTTTCAAGCAAATCAATGTATTAATGAACTTAGCCAAGTCGTGCCAGAAAATGTGGTCCAGCAATTAAAGTCAACATTGCAACAACGACAAAGCGTTATTCAAAATTAG
- a CDS encoding MoxR family ATPase, whose translation MSESYQAVLTLKKQIEQSVIGQTHVVEALLLALLTNGNVLLEGLPGTAKTRSIKSLANTLSASLGRVQFTPDLLPSDVTGTEIYQEVDGKPILTFQKGPVFNNLLLADEINRSPAKVQAALLEAMEERQITVAGKTHKLPKLFMVLATQNPIEQEGTYPLPEAQMDRFIMKINLEYPDDEAEAQIIKLVRGEETGAEQNSEQIDAEHIFAAREEVHHIHTSDAMVDYIVAIVMATRKPERYPESPLKQWISVGSSPRASISLDKAARAQAWLNNKDFVDPEDIRSIVHSVLRHRLILSYDAMADGITADQVIDEILRQVAVA comes from the coding sequence ATGAGTGAAAGTTATCAAGCTGTTTTAACTCTTAAAAAACAAATCGAGCAATCCGTTATTGGACAAACGCATGTTGTTGAAGCATTGCTGCTTGCATTACTTACCAATGGTAACGTGCTGTTAGAAGGTTTACCTGGTACGGCAAAGACCCGTTCTATCAAAAGTTTAGCTAACACATTATCGGCTAGTTTAGGACGCGTGCAATTTACCCCGGATTTATTACCTTCAGATGTTACAGGTACTGAGATCTACCAAGAAGTTGACGGGAAACCGATATTAACGTTTCAAAAAGGCCCTGTTTTTAACAATTTATTACTCGCGGATGAAATAAACCGTTCACCAGCCAAAGTTCAAGCTGCGTTACTTGAAGCGATGGAAGAAAGACAAATTACTGTTGCCGGTAAAACCCATAAATTACCGAAGTTATTTATGGTATTAGCAACACAAAACCCGATTGAACAAGAAGGGACCTATCCGCTGCCCGAAGCGCAAATGGACAGATTTATCATGAAAATAAATCTGGAGTATCCAGATGATGAAGCTGAAGCCCAAATTATTAAGTTAGTACGTGGCGAAGAAACGGGGGCAGAGCAAAATAGTGAACAAATCGATGCTGAACACATATTTGCAGCAAGAGAAGAAGTGCATCACATTCATACCAGTGATGCTATGGTTGACTATATCGTTGCTATTGTAATGGCAACGCGTAAACCCGAGCGATACCCAGAGTCCCCGTTAAAGCAATGGATAAGTGTTGGTTCGAGCCCTCGAGCAAGCATTTCATTAGATAAAGCGGCGCGGGCACAAGCTTGGCTTAATAATAAAGATTTTGTTGATCCTGAAGATATTAGAAGTATTGTCCATTCCGTTTTACGCCATCGATTAATTTTAAGTTATGACGCTATGGCTGATGGCATTACTGCCGACCAAGTGATTGATGAAATCCTTCGTCAAGTAGCCGTGGCGTAA
- a CDS encoding DUF58 domain-containing protein, whose product MFSSKALLNHNIYADINELRRLQYLAKGFSFLPQQPVNSLLSGKNSSKLRGRGLNFEELRHYRPGDDIRAMDWKTTRRTGKPHIKVYTEERERNIYLLVDQRSTMFFGSTNKMKSVIAAELAALIAWKVVDSGDRIGAIVYGDEKIQLVPAKRGRQHVVQVLTEIVRQNRNLKIGKTPIHPTESLNKVLTKANHLCRNNALVIFIGDGNGWNEQSSQLVKNISQHNEIIACHVFDPLEQALPKMSQMVISDGELQIQFSSQDKNIHSKYQSSVAQQISRYEHMARQYRIPLLPITTVLPVVQQLRKALGQVAK is encoded by the coding sequence ATGTTTTCGTCAAAAGCGCTTTTAAATCATAATATTTATGCAGATATTAATGAATTACGTCGTTTACAATATTTAGCTAAAGGTTTTTCTTTTTTACCTCAGCAACCAGTAAATAGCCTGCTGTCGGGGAAAAATAGCTCTAAGCTGCGAGGTCGAGGTTTAAACTTTGAAGAATTACGCCATTATCGTCCTGGCGATGATATTCGTGCAATGGACTGGAAGACGACTCGCCGTACAGGTAAACCGCATATAAAAGTCTACACAGAAGAGCGAGAGCGGAATATTTATTTGCTGGTGGACCAACGCTCAACCATGTTTTTTGGTAGCACGAATAAAATGAAGTCAGTGATTGCTGCAGAGCTTGCCGCATTAATAGCCTGGAAAGTGGTTGATAGTGGAGATCGTATCGGCGCTATTGTTTATGGTGATGAGAAGATACAACTTGTCCCCGCGAAGCGCGGTCGCCAGCATGTGGTCCAGGTATTAACCGAGATTGTTAGGCAAAATCGAAATTTAAAAATCGGTAAAACGCCAATCCATCCTACTGAATCGCTTAATAAAGTGCTTACAAAAGCTAATCATCTCTGTCGTAATAATGCGTTGGTTATTTTTATCGGTGATGGCAATGGTTGGAATGAGCAAAGTAGTCAATTAGTTAAAAATATCAGTCAGCATAATGAAATTATTGCTTGTCATGTTTTCGACCCACTTGAGCAAGCATTACCTAAAATGTCACAAATGGTGATCAGTGACGGAGAGTTGCAAATTCAATTCTCATCGCAAGACAAAAATATTCATTCGAAATACCAATCCTCGGTAGCACAACAAATCAGTCGATATGAACATATGGCAAGACAATATCGTATTCCCTTGCTCCCTATTACTACGGTTTTACCAGTTGTTCAGCAATTACGAAAGGCACTAGGTCAGGTGGCTAAATGA